The genomic segment AGCACTCATCCTTAATATTGTTTTACAGAGCGTTACCGCGAGGTAGAACTTCCTCAGGGAACTCAAAGTGCTCGTGGGGTTGGTCTTGAGGAGCCATCCAAGCCCGTAGACCTTCGTTCAACAGAATGTTCTTGG from the Microcoleus sp. AS-A8 genome contains:
- a CDS encoding photosystem II protein D2 — encoded protein: KNILLNEGLRAWMAPQDQPHEHFEFPEEVLPRGNAL